From Pulveribacter suum, a single genomic window includes:
- a CDS encoding YceD family protein — protein sequence MTKEYSPDRLDVKAFAQAGGHLSGHDTLLKYRRLAEEARGLHPDLRVDWSADGQVRTTHGMGGQVWLHLKVQATVPLMCQRCLQPVDVPLAVEREFRFVADEATAEALDDESEEDLLAFSREFNLRELIEDELLMALPLVPRHEECPVPVQLDSSDEDFEAASASVPNPFAALASLRKDKP from the coding sequence ATGACCAAGGAATACTCCCCCGACCGGCTGGACGTCAAGGCCTTCGCGCAGGCCGGAGGCCACCTGTCCGGTCATGACACCCTGCTCAAGTACCGCCGCCTGGCCGAAGAGGCCCGGGGCCTGCACCCGGACCTGCGCGTGGACTGGTCCGCCGACGGCCAGGTGCGCACCACCCACGGCATGGGCGGCCAGGTCTGGCTGCATCTGAAAGTGCAAGCCACCGTGCCGCTGATGTGCCAGCGCTGCCTGCAGCCCGTGGACGTGCCGCTGGCGGTGGAGCGGGAGTTTCGTTTTGTGGCCGACGAGGCCACGGCCGAAGCGCTGGACGATGAGAGCGAGGAAGACCTGCTGGCCTTCAGCCGCGAGTTCAACCTGCGCGAGCTGATCGAAGACGAGCTGCTGATGGCGCTGCCCCTGGTGCCGCGCCACGAGGAATGCCCGGTGCCCGTGCAGCTGGACTCCAGCGATGAGGACTTCGAGGCCGCCAGCGCCAGCGTGCCCAACCCCTTCGCGGCCCTGGCCAGCCTGCGCAAGGACAAGCCCTGA
- the plsX gene encoding phosphate acyltransferase PlsX: MITLAVDCMGGDHGPDVTLAACRQFLESHPDARLLLVGQAEQLKGLEHERAVHVPASEVVAMDDAVEVALRRKKDSSMRVAIVQVKEGNAQAAVSAGNTGALMAIARYLLKTLDGIDRPAIATQIPNARGGATTVLDLGANVDSSAEHLLQFAVMGSALVSVLNDDPQPTVGLLNIGEEAIKGSEEIKRAGELLRAAGSAGDLNFIGNVEGNDIFKGTAQIVVCDGFVGNVALKTIEGLASMIGGFMKEEFSRNLLTKAAAVVAYPVLSALKRRMDHRRYNGAALLGLRGLVFKSHGSADALAFEQALCRAYDAARNNLLERVRARVAHAAPLLASADAPSTAPGATSAPL; this comes from the coding sequence ATGATCACACTGGCTGTTGATTGCATGGGGGGCGACCACGGCCCCGACGTCACGCTGGCCGCGTGCCGCCAGTTCCTGGAAAGCCACCCCGACGCCCGGCTGTTGCTGGTCGGCCAGGCCGAGCAGCTCAAGGGGCTGGAGCACGAGCGTGCCGTGCATGTGCCGGCCTCCGAGGTGGTCGCCATGGACGACGCCGTGGAAGTCGCCCTGCGGCGCAAGAAGGACTCGTCCATGCGGGTGGCCATCGTCCAGGTCAAGGAGGGCAACGCGCAGGCGGCCGTCTCGGCCGGCAACACCGGCGCGCTGATGGCGATTGCCCGCTACCTTTTGAAAACCCTGGACGGCATCGACCGCCCGGCCATTGCCACCCAGATCCCCAATGCCCGCGGCGGCGCCACCACGGTGCTGGACCTGGGCGCCAACGTGGACTCCAGCGCCGAGCACCTGCTGCAGTTCGCCGTCATGGGGTCAGCCCTGGTGTCGGTGCTCAACGACGATCCGCAGCCCACCGTGGGCCTGCTCAACATCGGCGAGGAGGCCATCAAGGGCAGCGAGGAGATCAAGCGCGCCGGCGAGCTGCTGCGCGCGGCAGGCAGCGCCGGCGACCTGAACTTCATCGGCAACGTCGAGGGCAACGACATCTTCAAGGGCACGGCGCAGATCGTTGTGTGCGACGGCTTCGTCGGCAACGTGGCGCTGAAGACCATCGAGGGGCTGGCCAGCATGATCGGCGGCTTCATGAAGGAAGAGTTTTCGCGCAACCTGTTGACCAAGGCGGCGGCCGTGGTGGCGTACCCGGTGCTGTCGGCGCTCAAGCGGCGCATGGACCACCGCCGCTACAACGGCGCGGCGCTGCTGGGCCTGCGCGGGCTGGTGTTCAAGAGCCACGGCTCGGCCGACGCCCTGGCCTTCGAGCAGGCGCTGTGCCGCGCGTATGATGCGGCCCGCAACAACCTGCTCGAGCGCGTGCGCGCACGGGTCGCGCACGCGGCGCCGCTGCTGGCCAGCGCCGACGCCCCTTCCACCGCCCCCGGCGCCACCTCGGCCCCCCTTTGA
- a CDS encoding Maf family protein — protein sequence MPKNSPAPRSVILASTSRYRRELLQRLGLAFDVVAPEVDETPLPGEAPCDLAWRLALAKARAVARQHPDALVIGSDQVADLGGQPLGKPGTHERAAAQLRAMSGQPVVFHTAVAVACQASGFEQADLAPVHVRFRALQGDEIERYLRAEQPYDCAGSAKSEGLGIALLEAIDSDDPTALIGLPLIRTCRLLRAAGVVLP from the coding sequence ATGCCAAAAAACAGCCCCGCGCCCCGCTCCGTGATCCTCGCATCGACCTCGCGCTACCGGCGCGAACTGCTGCAGCGCCTGGGCCTGGCGTTCGATGTCGTGGCCCCCGAAGTGGACGAAACCCCCCTGCCTGGCGAGGCTCCGTGCGACCTGGCCTGGCGCCTGGCCCTGGCCAAGGCGCGCGCCGTGGCCCGCCAGCACCCGGATGCGCTGGTCATCGGCTCCGACCAGGTGGCGGACCTGGGCGGCCAGCCCCTGGGCAAGCCCGGCACGCACGAGCGCGCCGCGGCCCAGCTACGCGCGATGAGCGGCCAGCCCGTGGTCTTTCACACCGCCGTGGCCGTGGCCTGCCAGGCCAGCGGCTTCGAGCAGGCCGATCTGGCTCCCGTGCACGTGCGCTTTCGCGCGCTGCAGGGTGACGAGATCGAGCGCTACCTGCGCGCCGAGCAGCCGTATGACTGCGCCGGCAGCGCCAAGAGCGAAGGCCTGGGCATCGCCCTGCTGGAGGCCATCGACAGCGACGACCCCACGGCATTGATCGGCCTGCCGCTGATCCGCACCTGCCGCCTGCTGCGCGCCGCCGGGGTGGTGCTGCCATGA
- a CDS encoding SAM-dependent methyltransferase encodes MNATGTLYLVPAPLDFGCDTQAPLADVLPDGTLRQAAQITHWVCENAKSLRAYLKRIDAAHPLAAPLQQQLIAELPRQVHKKGDHGVRGSAQFDAAALLAPALAGHDMGLASEAGMPAVADPGSSVVRAAHDLGLRVAPLVGPVSLLLALAASGLNGQNFAFVGYLPQDADERAARIRALEALALRQGQTQLFIETPYRNAAVWQALLAHLQPGTRLAVAAGLSLADARVQCRPVQAWRQGGTPPDGRTPAVYALGT; translated from the coding sequence ATGAACGCCACCGGCACGCTGTACCTGGTGCCCGCGCCGCTGGACTTCGGCTGCGACACGCAGGCCCCGCTGGCCGACGTGCTGCCCGACGGCACGCTGCGCCAGGCCGCGCAGATCACCCACTGGGTGTGCGAGAACGCCAAGAGCCTGCGCGCCTACCTGAAGCGCATCGACGCCGCGCATCCGCTGGCCGCGCCGCTGCAGCAGCAGCTCATCGCCGAGCTGCCGCGCCAGGTGCACAAGAAGGGCGACCACGGCGTCCGGGGCAGCGCCCAGTTCGACGCCGCCGCCCTGCTAGCACCCGCGCTGGCCGGCCATGACATGGGCCTGGCCAGCGAGGCCGGCATGCCCGCCGTAGCCGATCCGGGCAGCTCGGTGGTGCGCGCCGCGCACGACCTGGGCTTGCGCGTGGCGCCCCTGGTCGGACCGGTGTCGCTACTGCTGGCACTGGCCGCCAGCGGCCTGAACGGACAGAACTTCGCCTTCGTCGGCTACCTGCCGCAGGACGCGGACGAGCGCGCCGCACGCATCCGCGCGCTGGAGGCGCTGGCCCTGCGCCAGGGCCAAACCCAGCTGTTCATCGAGACGCCCTACCGCAACGCCGCCGTGTGGCAGGCGCTGCTGGCGCACCTGCAGCCAGGCACGCGGCTGGCGGTGGCCGCCGGGCTGAGCCTGGCCGATGCCCGCGTGCAGTGCCGGCCGGTGCAGGCCTGGCGCCAGGGCGGCACGCCCCCCGATGGCCGCACGCCGGCCGTCTATGCGCTGGGCACATGA
- the rpmF gene encoding 50S ribosomal protein L32: MAVQQNKKSPSKRGMHRSHNALNVPGIAVEPTTGETHLRHHISPNGVYRGRQVLKNKSEA, translated from the coding sequence ATGGCTGTTCAGCAAAACAAGAAGTCTCCCTCCAAGCGCGGCATGCACCGCTCGCACAACGCCCTGAATGTGCCGGGCATCGCCGTGGAGCCCACCACGGGCGAAACCCACCTGCGCCACCACATCAGCCCCAACGGCGTCTATCGCGGCCGCCAGGTGCTCAAGAACAAGTCCGAAGCCTGA
- a CDS encoding alpha-2-macroglobulin family protein encodes MHAFATTLARRAARTGLALALAAAGAAQALTLTSLSPQGEVARVRQVVAKFDAPAVRFGDAAAPAPLAVACSDPNATRGTGRWTSDREWVFDFAADLPPGVRCTVTPKPGFKSASSAVLASASSYQFNTGGPFVQHVRPGTWEAIDEEQHFLLTLNGPATAASVGEHVWCVADGVGERIPVRLVEGEQRTEMLKALRLDKAAQKDPLRYATLACARRLTAGSRLQLVFGQGVATPSGVANRVERRFAYTVREPFTAQFSCERENAQAACLPIRPLRLSFSAPVSAKLARAIRLKGESQTLQPRLEGQEEAAEGAAQADADALVNFISFAPPLAAQGSYTLTLPAGFKDASGRALSNAQGFPMTVATGPMPPLAKFAAAPFGIVERFAEGPDGPALLPVTLRNVEPQLAAKSLQPGAPQPPAQGSQVSTLQPESDADIIAWLRRVQRYDDFSVPRAEARADVRGPLPRALDRDDADEVQTRMVSLLGGRPGVATLELPRPERGDPRPFEVVGIPLPPGFSVVEIASPLLGASLLDARHGAQRTMYVRTSALVTNLGVHFKLGRENAAAWVTTLDEGRPVAGARVRVSSCDGQELASATTDDSGVARFEGLSPEPPSCSGRGDWRSAYFVSARASGELAFAWSDWQRGIEPWRFNVPTSGEPRPDALAHTVFDRTLVRAGETVSMKHLLRSQTGQGFGLPDERPAQLVVTHVGSGQEFTQPLRWRRTPTGGLSAHSEFKVPPAAKLGVYQVRLAGQQDDQEHGRTLDTGSFRVEEFRLPVLEGRIGPVPADKPLVRARSVDAGVQVNYVAGGAAARLPVRVSALVRARSLHFDDFDAFSFRPPRGRAAGEGASDDEEEAAGQDARVVADKLPLTLDARGSGQVTIKDLPAARQPRELLLEATYPDPSGEMQTLRSSQALWPAAVIAGIKTEGWASSGARVRFQALALSLDGKAQAGVPLEVRATARVTTTSRKRMVGGFYSYDNKTEARDLGTVCTGKSDSRGLLLCEAKLEEGGEVELVAVARDKDGNEAEAGASVWITRRGELWFGGEDHDRIDVLPEKKSYAPGETARLQVRMPFRSATALVAVEREGVIDTRVVQLSGQDPTVSLKIEPGWAPNVYVSVLAVRGRLREVPWYSFFTWGFKAPREWWNAFWHEGREYVAPTAMVDLAKPAYRFGMAELKVGAGAHQIAVKVQADKDSYPVRGKAQVTITATLPDGKPAAGAEVALAAVDQALLELMPNSSWDLLGAMLSRRPWGVETSTAQMEIIGRRHYGKKAVPAGGGGGHAPTRELLDTLLLWQPAIALDAKGQARVTVPLNDALTTFKVVAVADAGTGLFGTGATSIRATQDLQIISGLPPLVRAGDRFRAQLTLRNTTAKDMQVEVAPRATLVQLQPQRVDIPAGQSRELGWDVTAPEQLATTQAQSLLWEIEARDTASGAGGARDALKVSQRVVPAVPVTVQQATLAQIDASLQREVAPPAGALPGRGGVRLALTPKLAEGLPGVRDWWQRYPYSCLEQQASRAVGLGDGALWQGLVARLPTYLDEDGLASYFPPRAGSSRRGSDTLTAYLLAASHAAAALHPEFALPPEAREPLERGLTAFVEGRIQRDFWSPRKDLDLRKLAAIEALSRYGKAQARMLTSLTLAPNQWPTHAVIDWVNVLKRVDGIPEREQRLAEAMQILRARLSWQGSRAVFSSEQEDNWWWLMQGGDVNMARLLLAVMDDPGWRDDLPRLVGGFIARQQGGAWHTTTANLWGALALETFSARFESTPVAGTTRASLGASSANVDWAQVRRLTSADPQGAAHQASAFGAPAAPGNLTGNQMLLPWGEGGQTLNVTHQGAGKPWLTLQSLAAVPLNAPFAAGFSIKKSVQALEQGDKSLPSGQYARGDVLRVTLEVTSSADMTWVAITDPIPGGATILGSGLGRDSEIATQGEKREGPGWAAYEERSFEAFRSYYEYLPKGTVKMQYTVRLNNAGDFQLPPSRVEALYAPEMFGVAPNAGVKVLQR; translated from the coding sequence ATGCACGCCTTTGCCACCACGCTCGCGCGCCGGGCCGCCAGAACGGGGCTGGCGCTGGCGCTGGCCGCCGCCGGCGCCGCCCAGGCCCTGACCCTTACCAGCCTGTCGCCCCAGGGCGAGGTGGCGCGCGTGCGCCAGGTGGTGGCCAAGTTCGACGCGCCTGCCGTTCGCTTTGGCGACGCCGCCGCGCCAGCGCCGCTGGCCGTCGCCTGCAGCGACCCAAACGCCACCCGCGGCACGGGCCGCTGGACCAGCGACCGCGAATGGGTTTTTGACTTTGCTGCCGACCTGCCGCCGGGCGTGCGCTGCACCGTGACGCCCAAGCCAGGGTTCAAATCCGCCTCCAGCGCAGTACTGGCAAGCGCGAGCAGCTATCAATTCAATACCGGCGGGCCGTTCGTGCAGCACGTGCGCCCGGGCACCTGGGAGGCCATCGACGAAGAGCAGCACTTTCTGCTCACCCTCAATGGCCCGGCCACCGCGGCCAGCGTGGGCGAGCACGTCTGGTGCGTGGCCGACGGGGTGGGCGAGCGCATCCCCGTGCGCCTGGTCGAGGGCGAGCAGCGCACCGAGATGCTGAAGGCGCTGCGCCTGGACAAAGCCGCGCAGAAAGATCCGCTGCGCTACGCCACGCTGGCCTGCGCGCGCCGGCTGACGGCCGGCAGCCGCCTGCAGCTGGTCTTCGGCCAGGGCGTGGCCACGCCCAGCGGCGTGGCCAACCGGGTGGAGCGGCGCTTTGCCTACACCGTGCGCGAGCCCTTCACGGCGCAGTTCTCCTGCGAGCGCGAAAACGCCCAGGCCGCCTGCCTGCCGATCCGGCCGCTGCGCCTGTCGTTCAGCGCGCCCGTATCCGCCAAGCTGGCGCGTGCCATCCGCCTGAAGGGCGAGAGCCAGACGCTGCAGCCGCGCCTGGAAGGCCAGGAAGAGGCCGCCGAGGGCGCCGCCCAGGCCGATGCCGATGCGCTGGTCAACTTCATCAGCTTCGCGCCGCCGCTGGCCGCGCAGGGCAGCTACACGCTGACACTGCCGGCGGGCTTCAAGGACGCGTCGGGGCGCGCTTTGAGCAACGCACAGGGTTTTCCGATGACGGTGGCCACCGGGCCCATGCCGCCGCTGGCCAAGTTCGCCGCCGCGCCGTTCGGCATCGTCGAGCGCTTTGCCGAAGGCCCGGACGGCCCGGCGCTGCTGCCCGTCACCCTGCGCAACGTGGAGCCGCAGCTGGCGGCCAAAAGCCTGCAGCCGGGCGCCCCGCAGCCGCCCGCGCAGGGCAGCCAGGTCAGCACCCTGCAGCCCGAGAGCGACGCGGACATCATCGCCTGGCTGCGCCGCGTGCAGCGCTACGACGACTTCAGCGTCCCCCGCGCCGAGGCCCGCGCCGACGTGCGCGGCCCGCTGCCCCGCGCCCTGGACAGGGACGACGCGGACGAGGTGCAGACGCGCATGGTCTCGCTGCTGGGCGGCCGGCCCGGCGTGGCCACGCTGGAGCTGCCGCGCCCCGAGCGCGGCGACCCGCGGCCCTTCGAGGTGGTGGGCATCCCGCTGCCGCCGGGCTTTTCGGTGGTGGAGATCGCCTCGCCCCTGCTGGGCGCCTCGCTGCTGGACGCGCGCCACGGCGCGCAGCGCACCATGTACGTGCGCACCTCGGCCCTGGTGACCAACCTGGGCGTGCACTTCAAGCTGGGGCGCGAGAACGCCGCCGCCTGGGTCACCACGCTGGACGAGGGCCGGCCGGTGGCCGGGGCGCGCGTGCGCGTGTCCTCCTGCGACGGCCAGGAGCTGGCCAGCGCCACCACCGACGACAGCGGCGTGGCGCGCTTCGAAGGCCTGTCACCCGAGCCGCCGAGCTGCAGCGGCCGGGGCGACTGGCGCAGCGCCTACTTCGTGAGCGCGCGCGCCAGCGGCGAGCTGGCCTTTGCCTGGAGCGACTGGCAGCGCGGCATCGAGCCCTGGCGCTTCAACGTGCCCACCAGCGGCGAGCCGCGGCCCGACGCGCTGGCCCACACCGTGTTCGACCGCACGCTGGTGCGCGCCGGCGAGACGGTGTCGATGAAGCACCTGCTGCGCAGCCAGACCGGACAGGGCTTTGGCCTGCCCGATGAGCGCCCGGCGCAGCTGGTCGTGACCCACGTCGGCAGCGGGCAGGAATTCACCCAGCCGCTGCGCTGGCGCCGCACGCCCACCGGGGGACTGAGCGCGCACAGCGAGTTCAAGGTGCCGCCGGCCGCCAAGCTGGGGGTCTATCAGGTGCGCCTGGCAGGCCAGCAGGACGACCAGGAGCACGGCCGCACGCTGGACACCGGCTCCTTTCGGGTCGAGGAATTTCGCCTGCCCGTGCTGGAAGGGCGCATCGGCCCGGTGCCGGCGGACAAGCCCCTGGTGCGCGCGCGCAGCGTGGACGCCGGCGTGCAGGTCAACTACGTGGCTGGCGGCGCGGCGGCGCGGCTGCCGGTGCGCGTGTCGGCCCTGGTGCGCGCCCGCTCGCTGCATTTCGACGACTTCGACGCCTTCAGCTTCCGCCCGCCGCGCGGGCGCGCCGCGGGCGAAGGTGCCAGCGACGATGAGGAGGAAGCCGCCGGCCAGGACGCGCGCGTGGTGGCTGACAAGCTGCCCCTGACGCTGGACGCGCGCGGCAGCGGCCAGGTGACCATCAAGGACCTGCCCGCGGCGCGCCAGCCGCGCGAGCTGCTGCTGGAGGCCACCTACCCCGACCCCAGCGGCGAGATGCAGACCCTGCGCAGCAGCCAGGCGCTGTGGCCGGCGGCGGTGATTGCCGGCATCAAGACCGAGGGCTGGGCCTCCAGCGGCGCACGCGTGCGTTTTCAGGCGCTGGCGCTGTCGCTGGACGGCAAGGCCCAGGCCGGCGTGCCGCTGGAGGTGCGCGCCACGGCGCGCGTCACCACCACCAGCCGCAAGCGCATGGTGGGAGGCTTCTACAGCTATGACAACAAAACCGAGGCGCGCGACCTGGGCACGGTGTGCACCGGCAAGAGCGACAGCCGCGGCCTGCTGCTGTGCGAGGCCAAGCTGGAGGAGGGCGGCGAGGTGGAACTGGTCGCCGTCGCCCGCGACAAGGACGGCAACGAGGCCGAGGCCGGTGCCTCGGTGTGGATCACGCGCCGCGGCGAGCTGTGGTTCGGCGGCGAGGACCACGACCGCATCGACGTGCTGCCCGAAAAGAAAAGCTACGCCCCCGGCGAGACGGCGCGGCTGCAGGTGCGCATGCCGTTCCGCTCGGCCACGGCCCTGGTGGCCGTGGAGCGCGAGGGCGTGATCGACACCCGCGTGGTGCAGCTGTCCGGCCAGGACCCGACCGTGTCCCTGAAGATCGAACCCGGCTGGGCGCCCAACGTCTATGTCAGCGTGCTGGCCGTGCGCGGGCGGCTGCGCGAGGTGCCGTGGTACAGCTTCTTCACCTGGGGCTTCAAGGCGCCGCGCGAGTGGTGGAACGCCTTCTGGCACGAAGGCCGCGAATACGTCGCGCCCACCGCCATGGTGGACCTGGCCAAGCCCGCCTACCGCTTCGGCATGGCCGAGCTGAAGGTGGGCGCCGGCGCGCACCAGATCGCCGTCAAGGTGCAGGCCGACAAGGACAGCTACCCGGTGCGCGGCAAGGCGCAGGTCACCATCACCGCCACGCTGCCCGACGGCAAGCCCGCCGCCGGGGCCGAAGTCGCCCTGGCCGCGGTGGACCAGGCGCTGCTGGAGCTGATGCCCAATAGCAGCTGGGACCTGCTGGGCGCCATGCTCTCGCGCCGCCCCTGGGGCGTGGAGACGTCCACGGCGCAGATGGAGATCATCGGCCGGCGCCACTACGGCAAGAAGGCCGTGCCGGCCGGCGGCGGCGGCGGGCACGCGCCCACGCGCGAGCTGCTGGACACGCTGCTGCTGTGGCAGCCCGCCATCGCGCTGGACGCCAAGGGCCAGGCCCGGGTGACGGTGCCGCTGAACGACGCGCTGACCACCTTCAAGGTGGTCGCCGTGGCCGACGCCGGCACCGGCCTGTTTGGCACCGGCGCGACCAGCATCCGCGCCACGCAGGACCTGCAGATCATCAGCGGCCTGCCGCCGCTGGTGCGCGCTGGCGACCGCTTCCGCGCCCAGCTGACCCTGCGCAACACCACCGCCAAGGATATGCAGGTCGAGGTGGCGCCGCGCGCCACGCTGGTGCAGCTGCAGCCGCAGCGCGTGGACATCCCCGCCGGCCAGTCGCGCGAGCTGGGCTGGGACGTTACCGCCCCCGAGCAGCTGGCCACCACGCAGGCCCAGAGCCTGCTGTGGGAGATCGAGGCGCGCGACACGGCCAGTGGGGCCGGCGGCGCGCGCGACGCGCTGAAAGTGAGCCAGCGCGTGGTGCCCGCCGTGCCCGTCACGGTGCAGCAGGCCACGCTGGCGCAGATCGACGCCAGCCTGCAGCGCGAGGTGGCGCCGCCCGCCGGCGCGCTGCCCGGGCGCGGCGGCGTGCGCCTGGCCCTGACGCCGAAGCTCGCCGAAGGCCTGCCGGGCGTGCGCGACTGGTGGCAGCGCTACCCCTACAGCTGCCTGGAGCAGCAGGCCAGCCGCGCGGTGGGCCTGGGCGACGGCGCGCTGTGGCAGGGCCTGGTGGCGCGCCTGCCCACCTACCTGGACGAAGACGGCTTGGCCAGCTACTTCCCGCCGCGCGCGGGCAGCAGCCGGCGCGGCAGCGACACGCTCACCGCCTATTTGCTGGCGGCGTCGCACGCGGCCGCCGCCCTGCACCCGGAATTCGCCCTGCCGCCCGAGGCGCGCGAGCCGCTGGAGCGGGGCCTCACCGCCTTCGTCGAGGGCCGCATCCAGCGCGACTTCTGGAGCCCGCGCAAGGACCTGGACCTGCGCAAGCTGGCCGCCATCGAGGCCCTGTCGCGCTACGGCAAGGCCCAGGCGCGCATGCTGACCAGCCTGACCCTTGCGCCCAACCAGTGGCCCACGCACGCGGTGATCGACTGGGTCAACGTGCTCAAGCGCGTGGACGGCATCCCCGAGCGCGAGCAGCGCCTGGCCGAGGCCATGCAGATCCTGCGCGCCCGCCTGTCCTGGCAGGGCAGCCGGGCGGTGTTTTCCTCCGAGCAGGAAGACAACTGGTGGTGGCTGATGCAGGGCGGCGACGTCAACATGGCCCGGCTGCTGCTGGCCGTGATGGACGACCCCGGCTGGCGCGACGACCTGCCGCGCCTGGTGGGCGGCTTCATCGCCCGCCAGCAGGGCGGCGCCTGGCACACCACCACTGCCAACCTGTGGGGCGCCCTGGCGCTGGAGACCTTCAGCGCCCGCTTCGAATCCACACCCGTGGCCGGCACCACCCGCGCCAGCCTGGGGGCGAGCAGCGCCAACGTGGACTGGGCGCAGGTGCGCCGCCTGACCAGCGCCGACCCGCAGGGCGCGGCCCACCAGGCCAGCGCCTTTGGCGCGCCGGCCGCGCCCGGCAACCTGACGGGCAACCAGATGCTGCTGCCCTGGGGCGAAGGCGGGCAGACCCTGAACGTCACGCACCAGGGCGCGGGCAAGCCGTGGCTCACGCTGCAGTCGCTGGCCGCCGTGCCCCTGAACGCGCCGTTCGCGGCGGGCTTTTCCATCAAAAAGAGCGTGCAGGCGCTGGAGCAGGGCGACAAGAGCCTGCCCTCCGGCCAGTACGCCCGCGGTGACGTGCTGCGCGTGACGCTGGAGGTGACCAGCAGCGCCGACATGACCTGGGTGGCCATCACCGACCCCATCCCGGGCGGCGCCACCATCCTGGGCAGCGGCCTGGGGCGCGACTCGGAGATCGCCACGCAGGGCGAAAAGCGCGAGGGCCCTGGCTGGGCGGCCTACGAGGAGCGCAGCTTCGAGGCTTTCCGCAGCTACTACGAATACCTGCCCAAGGGCACGGTGAAGATGCAGTACACCGTGCGGCTGAACAACGCCGGCGACTTCCAGCTGCCACCCAGCCGGGTGGAGGCGTTGTACGCGCCGGAGATGTTTGGCGTGGCGCCCAACGCCGGGGTGAAGGTGCTGCAGCGCTGA
- a CDS encoding Bug family tripartite tricarboxylate transporter substrate binding protein codes for MTVTRRRLLARAAAASALPALLPAWAQGAGPKTLRILVGFPPGGGTDVVARLLADKLREQLGMTVVVENRPGAGGQIAALALKAAPTDGSVLFLTHDHTISILPQVVKNAGFDPARDFVSAGGFATFVNGLALSPGTPAASFAEFVDWVKNKQGGKSAVGIPAPASTPEFLVKLLGQRYGLDLVSAPYRGSAPMIGDMLGNQIPAGIGSVQDFIEHHRAGKLRVVAVLGGQRQAALPQVPTFAELGLAGFEDTPYYGFYAPAGTPPAALAHFADALAQVVAQPGVREQLAAMGLTVGFMAPAQLAERERAYTRVWTRIIQTSGFVPQ; via the coding sequence ATGACCGTGACCCGCCGCCGCCTGCTTGCCCGCGCCGCCGCCGCCAGCGCCCTGCCCGCCCTGCTGCCCGCCTGGGCCCAGGGCGCCGGCCCCAAGACGCTGCGCATCCTGGTCGGCTTTCCGCCCGGCGGCGGCACCGACGTGGTGGCGCGCCTGCTGGCCGACAAGCTGCGCGAGCAGCTGGGCATGACCGTGGTGGTGGAAAACCGCCCCGGCGCCGGCGGGCAGATCGCGGCCCTGGCGCTCAAGGCTGCGCCGACCGATGGCAGCGTGCTGTTTTTGACGCACGACCACACCATCTCCATCCTGCCGCAGGTGGTGAAGAACGCCGGGTTCGACCCGGCGCGCGACTTCGTCTCGGCCGGCGGCTTTGCCACCTTCGTCAACGGCCTGGCGCTGTCTCCGGGCACGCCGGCCGCGTCGTTTGCCGAGTTCGTGGACTGGGTCAAGAACAAGCAGGGCGGCAAGAGCGCCGTGGGCATCCCCGCGCCGGCCTCCACGCCCGAGTTCCTGGTGAAGCTGCTGGGCCAGCGCTACGGGCTGGACCTGGTGTCTGCGCCGTACCGCGGCAGCGCGCCCATGATCGGCGACATGCTGGGCAACCAGATCCCTGCCGGCATCGGCTCGGTGCAGGACTTCATCGAGCACCACCGCGCCGGCAAGCTGCGCGTGGTGGCTGTGCTGGGCGGCCAGCGCCAGGCGGCGCTGCCCCAGGTGCCCACCTTTGCCGAGCTGGGCCTGGCCGGCTTCGAGGACACGCCCTACTACGGCTTCTACGCCCCGGCCGGCACGCCGCCCGCGGCGCTGGCGCACTTTGCCGACGCCCTGGCCCAGGTAGTGGCCCAGCCGGGCGTGCGCGAGCAACTGGCCGCGATGGGCCTGACCGTCGGCTTCATGGCCCCGGCCCAGCTGGCCGAGCGCGAGCGCGCCTACACCCGGGTGTGGACGCGCATCATCCAGACCAGCGGCTTCGTGCCACAGTGA